The Streptomyces lienomycini sequence GTGTACTCCTCGTCCACCACGACGGCGGACGCGGCGAGTCCCGCCGCCAGGTCGCCCTTCTCGGTCTCGGCCGGCATGTGCCCGTCGGCCGGGTAGGCGGCGGGGTGGTCGGCGACGAGTGTGATGTCGTGCGGTTCCTGGTCGTAGGTGACGACGAGGGCCTCGGCGGCCTCCCGCGCCTGCTCCGGCGTCCCGGCGACGACGAGGGCGACGGGCCAGCCGGAATGCGGCACCCGGTCGTGCTGGAAGACGGCGGAGGTCGGGTCCGGCGGGATGCCCAGCAGGCCGATGTAGTCGGTGTCGACGCGCGGGGCGTTGCCGTGGTGCAGGACGGCGAGCACACCGGGCATGGCGAGGACGGGCTCGGTCTCGATGGCGCGGACGCGGCCGCGTGCGACGGTCGACAGCACCAGCCAGCCGTGCGCGAGGTCGGCGAAGGGGATCTCGCCGGCGTAGCGGGCCGCTCCGGTCACCTTGTCGCGGCCCTCGACGCGCGTGTGCGCGGTGCCGACGGCGCCGCCGGCCGTCGTGGGGCCGGTCGTGGCGGTGGTCATCGGGCGGCCTCCTCGGCGAGTTCGGTCAGGACGGCCACCACGAGGTTGCGCATGAGGGTCACCTTGTATCCGTTGTCGGGCAGCGGCCTCGCGGCCGCGAGTTCGGCGTCCGCGGCGGCGGCGAAGGTCTCGCCGTCGGCCGGTGCACCGGCCAGGACGGCCTCGGCCGCGCGGGCCCGCCAGGGCCGCGAGGCGACCGCACCGAGGGCCAGCCGGGCCTCGCGTACGATGCCGTCCTCGATGTCGAGCGCGGCGGCGACCGAGCCGATCGCGAAGGCGTACGAGGCGCGCTCGCGCACCTTGCGGTAGCGGGAGCGGGCGGCGACCGGGGCGGCCGGCAGGGTGACGCCGGTGATCAGCGCGCCGGGCGGCAGGGCGGTCTCCCGGTGCGGGGTGTCCGCCACGGGGAGGTAGAAGTCGGCGAGCGGCGACTCGCCCGGTCCGTCGAGGGTTTCGTAGGTGACGACGGCGTCGAACGCGGCGAGGGCCACGCCCATGTCCGAGGGGTGTACGGCCACGCAGTGGTCGGAGGCGCCCAGGACGGCGTGGTTGTGGTGCTCGCCCGTGATCGCGGAGCAGCCGCTGCCGGGGGCCCGCTTGTTGCAGGGCCTGCTCAGGTCGGTGAAGTAGCCGCAGCGGGTGCGCTGGAGGAGGTTGCCGCCGACGGTCGCCATGTTGCGCAGCTGTCCGGAGGCGCCGGCCAGGACCGCCTGGGCCAGCGCCGGGTAGCGGCGGCGCACCTCGGGGTGGGCGGCGAGGTCGCTGTTGGTGACGGTGGCACCGATGCGCAGGCCGCCGCCGGAGGTCTCCTCGACGCGGTCCAGGGGGAGTTCACGGACGTCGACGAGCCGGGCCGGGCGTTCGACGCCGGTCTTCATGAGGTCGACGAGGTTGGTGCCGCCGCCGAGGAAGCGGGCGTCCGGGTCGGCGCCGAGCAGCGCCACCGCGCCGGAGACGTCCTCGGCACGCTGGTATGCGAACTCCCTCATGCCGCCGTCTCCTTCACCGTCTCGGCCGGTTCTCCGGCGCCGTCGTCGTCCCGGGCCGCGGCCTCGTGGGCCTCGGCCGCGCGGGCGACCGCCTGGACGATGGAGACGTAGGCACCGCAGCGGCACAGATTGCCGCTCATCCGTTCGCGGATCTCGTCCGGCGTCAGGGGTGGCGGGCCTGCCTCGGGCCGAACGTCCTCGGTGGCGGCACTGGGCCAGCCCGCCGCGTGCTCCTCGATGACGGCGATCGCCGAGCAGATCTGACCCGGGGTGCAGTAGCCGCACTGGTAGCCGTCGGCGTCGAGGAATGCCTGCTGCACCGGGTGCAGCCGGTCGCCCGCGGCCATGCCCTCGATGGTGGTGATCTCGCGTCCCTCGGCGGCGACGGCGA is a genomic window containing:
- a CDS encoding FAD binding domain-containing protein; this encodes MREFAYQRAEDVSGAVALLGADPDARFLGGGTNLVDLMKTGVERPARLVDVRELPLDRVEETSGGGLRIGATVTNSDLAAHPEVRRRYPALAQAVLAGASGQLRNMATVGGNLLQRTRCGYFTDLSRPCNKRAPGSGCSAITGEHHNHAVLGASDHCVAVHPSDMGVALAAFDAVVTYETLDGPGESPLADFYLPVADTPHRETALPPGALITGVTLPAAPVAARSRYRKVRERASYAFAIGSVAAALDIEDGIVREARLALGAVASRPWRARAAEAVLAGAPADGETFAAAADAELAAARPLPDNGYKVTLMRNLVVAVLTELAEEAAR
- a CDS encoding 2Fe-2S iron-sulfur cluster-binding protein, with product MAPALSSTSSAVILNINGEKHQLTVDHRTTLLDALRERLDLTGTKKGCDQGQCGACTVLVDGRRTVSCLNLAVAAEGREITTIEGMAAGDRLHPVQQAFLDADGYQCGYCTPGQICSAIAVIEEHAAGWPSAATEDVRPEAGPPPLTPDEIRERMSGNLCRCGAYVSIVQAVARAAEAHEAAARDDDGAGEPAETVKETAA